One Nostoc punctiforme PCC 73102 DNA window includes the following coding sequences:
- a CDS encoding glycosyltransferase family 4 protein yields the protein MIKVALLHFGFEDYTIELANSLSKYVDLTLINPKKLSDVCGDAFDPSIRVVSFKKPRIRDPRNLLSMNAMMRIIKDIQPDVLHVQETNDPWYDWTLLLNKMPPLVTTIHDVFRHPGDKVAVFGSEYTRRIAFYRSQQLIVHTHQLKKILIEQFNLPEGRVNVIPHGELGSLYQHRGDRSNQPRDPNTLLFFGRIWPYKGLKYLLEAMPLIAECVPEVKLIIAGRGENIKEYFPNGYDENRYEIINRLIPLEEVSNLFQRSTVTVLPYIEASQSGVAALSYGMGTLVVASDVGGLSEIVQHKKDGLLVPPRDVRALADAIICLLSDRDLQQKMQTAALARCQQDLNWSNIAAQTVEVYQKTMKPIHQ from the coding sequence ATGATTAAAGTTGCCCTATTACATTTTGGCTTTGAAGACTACACCATTGAATTAGCAAATAGTCTGAGTAAATATGTTGATTTAACGCTAATTAACCCGAAAAAGCTATCAGATGTATGCGGTGATGCTTTTGATCCCAGTATTCGTGTCGTTAGCTTTAAAAAACCACGGATTCGCGACCCGCGTAATCTGTTGTCTATGAACGCTATGATGCGTATTATCAAAGATATACAGCCAGATGTTTTACATGTGCAAGAAACTAACGATCCTTGGTATGATTGGACGTTGTTACTCAACAAGATGCCACCATTAGTAACAACTATCCATGATGTGTTCCGTCACCCAGGGGATAAGGTGGCTGTATTTGGTTCAGAGTATACTCGGCGTATCGCCTTCTACCGTTCCCAACAATTGATTGTCCATACTCATCAACTAAAAAAGATTCTAATTGAACAATTTAATTTACCTGAAGGGCGAGTCAATGTTATCCCACATGGAGAACTTGGTAGTTTGTATCAGCACCGGGGCGATCGCAGTAATCAGCCTCGCGATCCAAATACGTTGCTATTTTTTGGACGCATCTGGCCCTATAAAGGATTGAAATATTTGCTTGAGGCTATGCCCTTAATTGCTGAATGTGTACCTGAAGTTAAGCTGATTATTGCTGGAAGGGGAGAAAATATCAAGGAGTATTTCCCTAATGGTTATGATGAGAACCGCTACGAGATTATCAATAGACTAATCCCTCTTGAAGAAGTAAGTAATCTATTTCAACGCAGCACAGTAACAGTTCTGCCATATATCGAAGCGTCCCAAAGTGGTGTAGCAGCTTTATCTTATGGAATGGGGACGCTGGTTGTAGCTTCTGATGTAGGTGGATTGAGTGAGATAGTTCAGCATAAAAAGGATGGCTTATTAGTTCCACCCCGTGATGTTCGAGCTCTAGCTGATGCCATTATTTGTTTGTTAAGCGATCGCGACTTGCAACAAAAAATGCAAACTGCGGCACTAGCCCGTTGCCAGCAAGATTTAAATTGGTCAAATATTGCTGCTCAAACTGTGGAAGTTTATCAAAAAACTATGAAACCTATACATCAGTAA
- a CDS encoding oligosaccharide flippase family protein encodes MVEKYKFISNSISMIVNRLAQSITAFVLTAAIARTLGAEALGQYLLAYSYYFIFVGIASQGLKTLFTRELAREPQNSSVYLISGTWLQLIFSLFSYGALVIVVFLLPYSSTTSTLCYIMGLTIIPFALSNITEAIFQAQEKMHLIAISTVPVYILRLIIMIWAMQLKYDIGYLGAILFSSETVILIVEWIFIIRLVKIKWQIDINFVLKTIKSARTFFAIEGIAVVTGRIQILILSLLGNEFLVGLFGGISQLLQPFSIIANSIILAMFPRFSKAVDQGREKQRQIAENIIEILLIMALPLFIGLLFFGKDLLTFVYDSSFAQANLALRLSAISLIFVPFIRSLSYLLVANGFEIVNLREVVITTIFGSLGGVALVSRYQLLGAALMVLLMTILGFSQYTYFTYTRLFSLNLWRIMRRPLLISFLLIPVFILLQKISLDFIFTLLIATCVYSLFVIYLGIRAFGGFRFLWVKLLG; translated from the coding sequence ATGGTAGAAAAATACAAATTTATAAGTAATTCCATCTCAATGATAGTCAATAGGCTAGCACAAAGCATTACGGCTTTTGTGTTAACCGCTGCTATTGCTCGGACTTTAGGAGCTGAGGCTTTAGGGCAGTATTTACTAGCCTATAGCTACTACTTTATATTTGTGGGCATTGCTTCACAGGGGCTAAAGACATTGTTTACCAGAGAACTAGCCCGTGAGCCACAAAATTCATCAGTTTATTTAATTAGTGGTACCTGGCTACAGTTAATATTTAGTTTGTTCAGTTATGGGGCATTAGTGATTGTAGTCTTTTTACTTCCCTATAGTTCCACAACCTCCACTCTTTGCTACATCATGGGTTTGACGATCATTCCCTTTGCACTTTCCAATATCACAGAGGCAATTTTTCAAGCTCAAGAAAAGATGCATCTTATTGCTATCTCCACAGTACCAGTGTATATCCTACGCCTAATAATAATGATTTGGGCGATGCAACTGAAATACGATATTGGATATTTGGGGGCGATACTATTCTCTTCAGAAACAGTAATTCTAATAGTTGAATGGATTTTTATTATACGATTAGTCAAAATTAAATGGCAAATTGATATAAATTTTGTACTTAAGACAATCAAAAGTGCACGCACATTTTTTGCTATTGAAGGAATAGCTGTAGTAACTGGTCGGATTCAAATTTTGATTCTTTCCTTGTTAGGAAATGAGTTCTTAGTGGGTCTTTTTGGTGGAATATCACAATTGCTACAACCCTTTTCAATTATTGCTAACAGCATAATTTTAGCAATGTTTCCCAGATTTTCAAAGGCAGTAGATCAAGGACGAGAAAAGCAGAGGCAAATAGCAGAAAATATTATTGAAATTCTCCTGATTATGGCGTTACCCTTATTTATTGGATTATTATTTTTTGGAAAAGATTTACTAACTTTTGTCTATGATTCTAGCTTTGCTCAAGCCAATTTAGCCCTTCGCTTAAGTGCTATATCACTGATTTTTGTGCCCTTTATCCGCTCACTTTCCTATCTACTTGTAGCCAATGGTTTTGAGATAGTTAACCTGCGTGAAGTGGTCATTACCACTATATTTGGAAGCTTGGGAGGTGTAGCATTAGTTTCTCGCTATCAGTTACTAGGTGCAGCTTTAATGGTATTATTAATGACTATTCTGGGCTTTAGCCAGTATACTTATTTCACCTATACTCGCCTATTCTCATTAAATTTATGGCGAATTATGCGCCGACCCTTACTAATAAGCTTTTTGTTGATACCTGTATTTATATTATTGCAAAAAATTAGCTTAGATTTCATATTCACTTTGCTTATTGCAACTTGTGTCTATAGTTTATTTGTGATTTATCTAGGTATTCGTGCGTTTGGCGGTTTTCGCTTTTTGTGGGTAAAACTTTTAGGATAA
- a CDS encoding glycosyltransferase family 4 protein, which yields MFRTNPLKIIMLGPSLLQQGGISGYEKLFLEYAPSEIHICHIITHEEGTIAFKIMVFLKAIWKFIWMLISEEIDIVQLEISQRGSVFRQSIMILLAWVFHKPIILHAHGSQFHIFYAGLANWIQKLLSWIFCKCQRLIVLSESWKSFYIDTLGLKSEQVVVFYNPVKVPTEVPSRSFSTKLNLLFLGRIGQRKGAFDLIKAFSSLPTEYQTRSIMVMAGDGDIEKARDLVTTLNLQDYIQLPGWIGSDERDILLSKADIFVLPSYNEGLPLAMLEAMAWELPVIVTPVGGIPEIVTQSENGLIVNPGNVEQLSNAIKSLIENEALRLSLGAKARTSVFPLDIKKHWVDFIDLYNLVLNTMEEHSKG from the coding sequence ATGTTTAGAACCAACCCTCTCAAGATTATCATGTTAGGCCCTAGTTTACTCCAGCAGGGTGGTATTTCTGGTTATGAGAAGCTTTTTTTAGAATATGCTCCTTCTGAAATTCATATATGTCATATTATCACTCATGAGGAAGGAACTATAGCGTTCAAAATAATGGTGTTTTTGAAAGCTATCTGGAAATTTATATGGATGTTAATCAGCGAAGAAATTGATATTGTTCAACTTGAAATATCCCAACGTGGCAGTGTTTTCCGACAATCAATTATGATACTTTTAGCTTGGGTATTTCATAAACCCATAATTTTACATGCTCATGGTAGTCAATTTCATATTTTCTATGCTGGACTTGCAAATTGGATACAGAAATTGTTAAGTTGGATATTTTGTAAGTGTCAACGCCTAATTGTATTATCCGAAAGTTGGAAAAGCTTCTATATAGATACTCTAGGTCTGAAATCAGAACAAGTTGTAGTTTTTTATAATCCAGTAAAAGTTCCTACTGAAGTTCCATCGCGTTCATTTTCTACAAAATTGAACTTACTTTTTTTAGGAAGAATTGGTCAACGGAAAGGAGCATTTGATTTGATAAAAGCTTTTTCTTCTTTGCCTACTGAATATCAAACCAGATCAATTATGGTTATGGCAGGAGATGGAGACATAGAAAAAGCACGCGATTTAGTTACGACTTTAAATCTACAAGATTATATACAGTTACCTGGATGGATAGGTTCAGATGAACGTGATATTCTTTTAAGTAAAGCAGATATTTTCGTGTTGCCCTCTTATAACGAAGGTCTTCCATTAGCAATGCTAGAAGCAATGGCTTGGGAGTTACCAGTCATAGTTACACCAGTAGGAGGCATCCCTGAAATAGTTACTCAATCTGAAAATGGATTAATTGTGAATCCAGGTAATGTTGAGCAATTATCAAATGCTATTAAGTCTTTGATTGAAAATGAGGCTTTAAGGCTTTCCCTTGGAGCAAAGGCAAGAACAAGTGTTTTTCCACTAGACATCAAAAAACATTGGGTTGATTTTATAGATTTATATAACTTAGTGTTAAATACTATGGAAGAGCATTCTAAAGGCTGA
- a CDS encoding O-antigen ligase family protein, with product MRKFLISAEQILTFICLMLYSGTPLDAFLTDGFTVKENDRTIFRLLFTLTYIVSLSLISLRWKKAAYAFSKDKFIWILIGVCALSSFWSLEPETTIRRVIALAGTSIFGLYLASRYTLKQQLKLCAYMLVISIIMCLLFVIFIPQYGIDPVFNSWRGIFSTKNILGKRFVLSAAVFLFLAMTNKENRWFFWLGYITSGLLILLSQSATSAGNFIIITVAFLVYYRILNLKFKIMIPVLTLLSTVGIAFYYWFILQADAILGSVGKDTTLTGRSELWPVVLEMIAKKPWLGYGYGAFWTANNSESSIIIQAVQWDAPNAHNGFLDLWLALGLLGFLVFTIGFVINLLRAIYLTRWNQTSESIWLLVNLTFIILSNLTETTMLEQNSIEWILYVSAIFSSQLSRRSNI from the coding sequence ATGAGGAAATTTTTAATTTCTGCTGAACAAATACTTACATTTATTTGCTTGATGCTCTATTCAGGAACTCCGCTAGATGCTTTCCTGACTGATGGCTTTACTGTAAAAGAGAATGATAGAACTATATTTCGGTTACTTTTTACTCTTACCTATATAGTTAGCCTTTCCCTAATTTCTCTACGCTGGAAAAAAGCTGCTTATGCTTTTAGCAAAGATAAGTTTATTTGGATACTGATTGGAGTTTGTGCACTTTCTAGTTTTTGGTCTTTAGAGCCAGAAACTACTATACGTCGAGTTATTGCTTTGGCAGGAACAAGTATTTTTGGGCTTTATTTAGCCTCACGCTACACTTTAAAACAGCAGCTAAAGTTATGTGCTTATATGCTTGTCATCTCCATAATAATGTGTTTGTTGTTTGTTATATTTATACCACAATATGGGATAGATCCTGTATTTAATAGTTGGCGAGGAATATTTTCAACCAAGAATATTCTTGGCAAGAGATTTGTCCTTAGTGCAGCAGTATTTTTATTCCTTGCCATGACTAATAAAGAAAATCGCTGGTTTTTCTGGCTTGGCTATATTACTTCTGGATTACTTATATTATTATCCCAATCAGCAACATCCGCAGGAAATTTTATAATCATCACAGTAGCTTTTCTTGTATATTATCGAATTTTAAATTTAAAGTTTAAAATAATGATACCTGTTTTGACATTACTGTCAACAGTTGGCATAGCTTTTTATTACTGGTTTATCTTACAAGCTGATGCAATTTTGGGTTCAGTAGGTAAAGACACAACGCTAACTGGACGTTCAGAGTTATGGCCTGTTGTCTTGGAGATGATTGCGAAAAAACCTTGGCTAGGATATGGGTATGGAGCATTCTGGACAGCGAATAATAGTGAATCTTCTATTATTATACAAGCAGTACAATGGGATGCTCCTAATGCTCACAATGGCTTTCTAGATCTGTGGCTAGCGTTGGGTTTACTAGGATTCTTGGTCTTTACAATTGGGTTCGTTATTAATTTATTGAGAGCAATATATTTAACTAGATGGAATCAAACATCAGAAAGTATATGGCTTCTAGTTAATCTTACATTTATTATTCTTTCAAATCTAACTGAGACTACAATGCTAGAACAAAATAGTATTGAATGGATACTTTATGTATCAGCCATATTCTCAAGTCAACTTTCTAGACGCTCAAATATATAA